In Microbulbifer pacificus, the genomic stretch ATGGTGCGCGGCTCTGACCTGGTGGTTACCGCGATCTGGGAAGGTCGCCAGGCTGCCGAGGGTATTCTCGACTACCTGAATGTCTGATCGCCGACTGGCGATAGAAATGAAAAAGGGGCGCTGAGCGCCCCTTTTTCATTTGTGCTGAAAGCGGATGGGTCACACCACCATATAGCCCAATACCACAAAGCCCACACTGGCTATGATCGCTGCCAGGATGGCGTAGGGCAGCTGGGTCAGCGCGTGGCTCATTACGGTGCAGCCACTGCCCTGGGCTGCCAGCACCGTGGCGTCGCCGTAGAAGCAGGCGTGGCTGCCGAAGGCGCTCGCCGAGAGCAGTGCGCCGAGCGCCAGTGGCAGCGGGCAGCCCACGGCCTGGGCCAGCGGGATGATGATGGGAATGGTGATGGTGAAAATGCCCCAGGACGAGCCGGTGGCAAACGAGATCAGCGACATGGACAGGAACGCCAGCAGCGGCAGCCACTGGGCGGTCATCAGCGGTTTCAGGGTTTCGATCACATACTGCGGCATGCCCAGACTGTCATTCACCGACTTGAACATAAACGCCGCCACGATGATGGAGAGCGCCGGAATCATCAGCTTGAAGCCGTCCATCATGGTATCCAGCATTTCGTTCCAGCCGATGACTTTCTGCAACCCGAACAGCGGAATGGTGATGGCCAGTGCGATGATGACGCCTTTCAGTACGTCGATGTCGTAATACCAGCTGAAAAACAGCAGGCTAATGATCGGGATGATGAAGTTCCACGCGTGGTGACGGGCTCCAACCGGCGCCGGGCCGGCGGCACTCGCCGGCAGCTCGTCGGCGGAAATCTGCGGAGTGCCGGCCGCCGCCAGCGCCTCGGCGCGTTTCATCGGGCCGATCAGCGGGATGCGACCGGTAGCGACCAATGGCACCAGCAGCAGGGCCAGCCAGGAATAGAGCATGAACGGGATCGCGCTCATGTACATGCTGATACCCTCGCCCTGCTCGGCGATACTGGCCGACTCCAATATGCCGGAAAAGAACACTGCCCAGGTGGAAATGGGCACCAGAAAACACGCCGGCGCCGCGGTGGAGTCGGCGATGTACGCCAGCATCTGCCGGGATACCTTGAACTTGTCGGTGACCTTCTTCATCGACGCGCCGACCGCCAGCGCGTTCAGGTAATCGTCGATAAAAATCACCAGCCCCAGGAACCAGGTGCTGAGCAGCGCGCGGTTGCGGGTATTGGCGCGGTTGGCGAGCAGGTCCGCGAAGGCGTTGGCGGCGCCGGAGCGGATCAGCAGTGCAATCAGACTGCCGAACAGGCCGCACACAAGGATGACCCAGCCGATGGTCTCATCGGCCATCACCGACAGGGCGGTTTCGGTCAGCGGGGTCATGATGTCGCGTGGGTCGAGCATGGCCAGTGCGAGTATGACGCCGGTGATCAGGGCGGCTACCGGACGCTTGGTAATCACGGCGGTGGCAACCACGGCAATAGTGGGGATCAGGCTGAGTGCGCCATAAGTTTCCATTCAATCGCTCATCGTTCAAAAAGAAAAAGTATCCGGCAGCCGCGGCCAGTGCCATCCACCGAATGTGAGTGGAAGCGGGGGCATCATTGCCTGAGCGATGGCGGGCGGTCGGGGTTCGGGTAACGCAGGTTGCGCCAGGGTGGGAGCCGTGGGGCGCGTTATTGTACGTGACGTTTGGCAGATCTGTATCCGCAAGAGTTTTGTTTTCCGCTGCCGCGAACGGCTACAATAGCCGCCTTTTTAGCCAGCACCTCGCTGTGTCGACACGCCCACAGAGATTCCCATGTCAGAGACTGCCTTCGCGCCCCTGAAAAACGACCGTTTCCTGCGCGCCCTGCAGCGCCAGCCCGTTGATCGCACGCCCATGTGGATGATGCGCCAGGCCGGTCGCTATCTGCCTGAATATCGCGCCACCCGAGCCAAAGCCGGCACCTTTATGGATCTGTGCCGCAACACCGAGCTCGCCTGTGAGGTGACCTTGCAGCCTCTGGAGCGCTACCCGCTGGATGCGGCGATCCTGTTTTCCGACATTCTTACCATCCCTGACGCCATGGGGCTCGGTCTCTATTTCGAGGAGGGTGAAGGCCCGAAATTCAAGAAGCCTGTGCGCACCAGCGCGGATATCGCCGCGCTGGAAGTCGTCGATACTGCACGTGACCTGGATTATGTCACCAATGCCGTGACGGCCATTCGACGCGAACTGAACGGCCGGGTGCCACTGATCGGCTTTTCCGGCAGCCCCTGGACCCTTGCCACCTATATGGTGGAGGGCGGTTCCAGCCGGGATTTCGCGCGCACCAAGGAAATGCTCTACAACCGCCCGCAAGATCTGCACCAATTGCTGACGGTGCTGGCGGATTCGGTGATCGACTACCTCAACGCCCAGATTCGCGCCGGCGCCCAGGCAGTGCAGATTTTTGATTCCTGGGGTGGGGCACTCAGCCACTCGGCTTACCAGGAGTTTTCCCTGCAATATATGGCCCGCATTCTGCAGGGACTGGTGCGAGAGCACGATGGACGCCGGGTGCCGGTGATTCTGTTCACCAAGGGCGGAGGCCAGTGGCTGGAGCTGATGGCGGACACCGGCGCCGATGCCCTTGGCCTGGACTGGACCACCGATATTGGCCGCGCCCGTGCCCGGGTCGGCGACCGGGTGGCGCTGCAGGGTAACCTGGACCCGGCCATTTTGCTGGCGAACCCGGCACGTATCCGCGAGGAAGTGGCGCAGGTGCTGGCGGGGTTCGGCCGGGGCAGCGGGCATATTTTCAACCTGGGGCACGGCGTCACCCCCCAGGTTGACCCGGCCCATGCCGGCGCCATGTTCGACGCCGTGGCGGAACTTTCTCCCCAGTATCACCGGTAATGGGGTGAAAAGTTGGTGCGTAAGTGCTTGCTGACAGATTTTCCGTGATGTCTGTCACGAATAAACTGTCAACCGGCGAGTAGACTTGTGTGAAAATTCAGCCCCGCTCCGGTTTCGCCGGTGCGGGGTCTTTGGTGTGCCGGTTGCGCCGTTATCGCCGGCGCCCGAGAGCGCAAAACAGAAAACAAAAACGCGGCAGCTGACTAGTGGCAATAGAACAGGCGAAGGTATTCGTTGAAGACCTGCAGCGGGGCATGTTTGTGTCCCGCCTCGATCGCCCGTGGACGCGTACTCCCTTCGCCCTGCAGGGCTTCTATATTCGCGACCTGGAGGAAATCCGCCAGCTGCAGAAATACTGCCGTTATGTCTATGTGGATGTGATCAAAAGCGTAGGTGATGTGGGCGTCAAGCTGCGCAAGATCACCCGCGCTGCTGGTGAGTCGAGCGGCAATCAGCAGGCCGCGTCTGCCAAGGGCGGTTACCACCGGATTCCCGTCGCCATCCATTGCAAGCCTGTGCAGGTGCGCCACAACAGCTATGCGGCGCCCGAGCCCGTGCGCAAAGAGGCCGCCAGGGCCAGGCAGCTGCATGACCGTATCATTCGCGGTATGCACGAGGTTATGGTGCAGTTGAAAGCGGACAGGCCGCTGCCTACCACCCAGGTGAGCCAGACCGTAGGCCTGATGGTAGACAGCGTCTTGCGCAGTCCCGATGCATTTTCGTGGCTGGCACGGGTGCGGGATAAGGACGAGCACACTTACAGTCACTCTGTGCGCGCCTGTGTCTGGGCGGTGGTATTCGGGCGCCACATTGGCCTGCGCCGCGTGGAGCTGGTTCAACTCGGGGTGGCGACCCTGCTGAAAGATGTCGGCAAACTGTTCCTGCCTGACGAAGTGTTGAAAGCGGAAAAACGCAATCCTCGAGCGGAGCTCGAATATCGCAAGTTCGTGGATTACAGCGTGAAGCTGTTGTCCAGTGACCCGAGCATCGATCAGCAGATTCTTAATACCGTGCAGGCCCATAAAGAGCAGTACGATGGCAGCGGTTACCCACGCGGCCTGCGCGGTGGTCAGATCCCGGTGTTGGCACGTCTGTGCGGTATCGTCACCTTCTACGATGAAGCCACCAACCCGCGTGGCGCAGAGTTCCCGGTGCCGCCGTCAAAAGCGGTGTCGCAGCTGTATGAGCTGCGCAACTGTGCCTTTCAGGAGCAGCTGGTGGTGGAATTTATCCAGTCCATTGGTCTGTATCCGACCGGTACCCAGGTAGAGCTTT encodes the following:
- the hemE gene encoding uroporphyrinogen decarboxylase, translating into MSETAFAPLKNDRFLRALQRQPVDRTPMWMMRQAGRYLPEYRATRAKAGTFMDLCRNTELACEVTLQPLERYPLDAAILFSDILTIPDAMGLGLYFEEGEGPKFKKPVRTSADIAALEVVDTARDLDYVTNAVTAIRRELNGRVPLIGFSGSPWTLATYMVEGGSSRDFARTKEMLYNRPQDLHQLLTVLADSVIDYLNAQIRAGAQAVQIFDSWGGALSHSAYQEFSLQYMARILQGLVREHDGRRVPVILFTKGGGQWLELMADTGADALGLDWTTDIGRARARVGDRVALQGNLDPAILLANPARIREEVAQVLAGFGRGSGHIFNLGHGVTPQVDPAHAGAMFDAVAELSPQYHR
- a CDS encoding Na+/H+ antiporter NhaC family protein is translated as METYGALSLIPTIAVVATAVITKRPVAALITGVILALAMLDPRDIMTPLTETALSVMADETIGWVILVCGLFGSLIALLIRSGAANAFADLLANRANTRNRALLSTWFLGLVIFIDDYLNALAVGASMKKVTDKFKVSRQMLAYIADSTAAPACFLVPISTWAVFFSGILESASIAEQGEGISMYMSAIPFMLYSWLALLLVPLVATGRIPLIGPMKRAEALAAAGTPQISADELPASAAGPAPVGARHHAWNFIIPIISLLFFSWYYDIDVLKGVIIALAITIPLFGLQKVIGWNEMLDTMMDGFKLMIPALSIIVAAFMFKSVNDSLGMPQYVIETLKPLMTAQWLPLLAFLSMSLISFATGSSWGIFTITIPIIIPLAQAVGCPLPLALGALLSASAFGSHACFYGDATVLAAQGSGCTVMSHALTQLPYAILAAIIASVGFVVLGYMVV
- a CDS encoding HD-GYP domain-containing protein is translated as MAIEQAKVFVEDLQRGMFVSRLDRPWTRTPFALQGFYIRDLEEIRQLQKYCRYVYVDVIKSVGDVGVKLRKITRAAGESSGNQQAASAKGGYHRIPVAIHCKPVQVRHNSYAAPEPVRKEAARARQLHDRIIRGMHEVMVQLKADRPLPTTQVSQTVGLMVDSVLRSPDAFSWLARVRDKDEHTYSHSVRACVWAVVFGRHIGLRRVELVQLGVATLLKDVGKLFLPDEVLKAEKRNPRAELEYRKFVDYSVKLLSSDPSIDQQILNTVQAHKEQYDGSGYPRGLRGGQIPVLARLCGIVTFYDEATNPRGAEFPVPPSKAVSQLYELRNCAFQEQLVVEFIQSIGLYPTGTQVELSTGELAVVVEQSHQRRLKPKVMVVTDREKKLLEKPRLFDMAADDDRKQALVSKGKKSLAEVGLITITQDLDPSRFPQIDVAKVRDQYLCEQRLPSFIARFLPGR